In Choristoneura fumiferana chromosome 21, NRCan_CFum_1, whole genome shotgun sequence, a single genomic region encodes these proteins:
- the LOC141440031 gene encoding uncharacterized protein — protein sequence MYLLILTINLIQSQEIKLEDLADGPGILPFDLGDMKLTTQKHTFLQYIKLTDIEISIDSVLTQLKETKDRLNNDTYSLYETQIQFLVKKLSKASDQLRSLEPSRSKRGLIDGLGSVIKGLTGNLDYSDAIKYNNAIKSLKTNQDRVVTELNDHISLSKEWMDHHANIISQMVENQVKINETLLLLLNSNAQAETSLLKYAKFAQLLIIINDNIDSLISEIYRIEDILAFTRSRSMHHSMLSTHVLSSMLSRLRTIYNKDQVLDLELREYYSIIETGSYFIQKQIVIVFRFPIVSPYTYNLYKLPLVPNKYNQVIVPPYPFIATEGDSYVYIEAECPKVKEWYLCIEKVNHQIRTQPDCIQNLIKTQTIDDSCKQTTISLSRQTVEKLDDRTYAVTFPSPTKVRLICSREEYNTLSGSYLATIPKNCMLRTNDLTIINTEDQVEGQPLKIAKIEDNSKIQLKAQPIISLSSINLEELHEIQNRISLQSPIHLEHPPDVTIYHTTIPFYGALLSTSVILL from the coding sequence ATGTACCTGCTGATCCTGACAATAAACCTAATTCAAAGCCAAGAGATAAAACTTGAAGACCTCGCAGACGGACCAGGAATACTACCATTTGACTTAGGCGACATGAAACTGACCACCCAGAAACATACATTCTTGCAATATATTAAACTCACTGACATAGAAATTAGCATTGACAGTGTCCTGACGCAACTAAAGGAAACAAAAGACCGACTTAATAATGATACTTATTCTCTGTATGAAACACAAATTCAATTCTTAGTTAAAAAATTGAGTAAAGCATCTGACCAACTGAGAAGCTTGGAGCCTAGCCGCAGTAAAAGAGGCCTCATAGATGGTCTAGGCTCTGTGATTAAAGGATTAACTGGTAACTTAGATTATTCAGatgcaataaaatataataacgcCATAAAATCTCTAAAAACTAACCAGGACAGGGTCGTTACCGAGCTGAATGATCACATCAGTCTTAGCAAAGAATGGATGGACCACCATGCTAACATCATTTCCCAAATGGTAGAAAATCAGGTCAAAATTAACGAAACTCTGTTACTACTTCTTAACAGTAACGCTCAGGCAGAAACTAGTTTGCTGAAATACGCAAAGTTTGCCcaacttttaattataattaatgatAACATAGATAGTTTAATAAGCGAGATTTATCGCATAGAAGATATTTTAGCTTTTACTCGATCCCGTAGCATGCATCATTCGATGTTAAGTACACATGTACTTAGTAGTATGTTAAGTAGGCTTAGAACGATCTATAATAAGGATCAGGTGTTGGACTTAGAGCTAAGGGAATATTATAGCATAATAGAAACTGGATCATATTTTATCCAGAAGCAAATAGTTATCGTTTTTAGATTCCCAATCGTATCCCCATACACATATAATTTATACAAGCTGCCATTAGTCCCAAATAAGTATAATCAGGTTATTGTACCCCCCTATCCTTTTATAGCAACCGAGGGAGACTCTTATGTGTACATAGAGGCTGAATGCCCGAAGGTTAAGGAGTGGTACCTGTGCATAGAAAAGGTGAACCATCAAATTAGGACCCAGCCAGATTGCATCCAGAACCTGATCAAGACCCAAACAATAGACGACTCGTGTAAGCAGACAACCATATCACTATCAAGACAGACCGTGGAGAAACTGGATGACAGAACTTATGCTGTCACATTCCCATCGCCTACGAAGGTGCGACTCATCTGCAGCAGGGAAGAATACAACACCCTCAGCGGAAGCTACTTGGCAACCATCCCAAAGAACTGTATGCTACGCACGAATGACCTCACTATTATCAACACAGAAGATCAAGTGGAGGGACAACCGCTGAAGATTGCAAAAATCGAAGATAACTCAAAAATCCAGCTCAAGGCTCAGCCAATAATCTCATTAAGCTCTATAAACCTAGAGGAGCTCCACGAGATCCAAAATAGAATATCTCTACAATCACCAATCCACCTCGAACATCCACCAGATGTCACTATTTACCACACCACGATCCCTTTTTATGGAGCTTTGTTAAGCacaagcgtaatattattataa